One Sodalinema gerasimenkoae IPPAS B-353 DNA segment encodes these proteins:
- a CDS encoding NAD(P)H-quinone oxidoreductase subunit 4 gives MDFPWLTTIILFPIVAALFIPFIPDKDGKTVRWYALIIGLIDFCAIVYTFYSYYDLTEPGMQLVETYPWIPQLNLNWSVGVDGLAMPLVILTGFITTLAILAAWPVTLKPKLFYFLMLAMYGGQIAVFAVQDILLFFLVWELELIPVYIILAIWGGKKRQYAATKFILYTAGGSLFILAAALTMAFHGDTVTFDMQALAAKDYGVALEVWLYAAFLIAYGVKLPIFPLHTWLPDAHGEATAPAHMLLAGILLKMGGYALIRMNAGMLPDAHAVFAPALVILGVVNIIYAALTSFAQRNLKRKIAYSSISHMGFVLIGIASYTDLGMSGAVLQMVSHGLIGASLFFLVGCTYDRTHTLMLDEMGGVGQKMKKVFAMWTVCALASLALPGMSGFVAELMVFVGFATSDAYSLTFRVVVVCLAAVGVILTPIYLLSMLRELLYGPENKELVEHEVLVDAEPREVFVIGSLLIPIIGIGLYPKLLTQVYDATTVQLTARLRNSVPSLVRRDQVAVQPAAMSVKSAPSLKD, from the coding sequence ATGGATTTTCCTTGGCTCACAACAATCATACTTTTTCCCATCGTTGCCGCTTTGTTCATTCCGTTTATCCCGGACAAAGACGGAAAAACGGTGCGTTGGTATGCTCTCATCATTGGACTGATTGACTTCTGTGCGATCGTCTATACCTTTTACAGCTACTACGACCTGACGGAACCAGGAATGCAACTGGTGGAAACCTATCCCTGGATTCCCCAGCTTAATCTCAATTGGTCGGTTGGGGTGGATGGCCTGGCGATGCCGCTGGTTATCCTGACCGGATTCATCACCACTCTGGCAATTCTGGCGGCTTGGCCCGTCACCCTGAAGCCAAAACTGTTTTATTTCCTGATGTTGGCCATGTATGGTGGTCAAATTGCCGTCTTTGCTGTTCAGGATATTCTGCTGTTCTTCCTGGTTTGGGAGTTGGAGTTAATCCCGGTTTATATCATCCTGGCTATCTGGGGCGGGAAGAAACGCCAGTATGCGGCGACGAAGTTCATCCTCTATACCGCCGGCGGCTCTCTGTTTATCTTGGCGGCGGCCCTCACCATGGCCTTCCATGGGGATACGGTCACCTTTGATATGCAGGCCCTGGCCGCAAAAGACTATGGCGTGGCCTTGGAGGTGTGGCTCTATGCGGCGTTCCTGATTGCCTATGGGGTGAAGTTACCAATTTTCCCCCTCCATACTTGGCTCCCGGATGCTCATGGTGAAGCCACGGCCCCGGCTCACATGTTGCTGGCGGGGATTCTCCTGAAAATGGGGGGATATGCTCTGATTCGCATGAATGCGGGGATGTTGCCCGATGCTCATGCGGTGTTTGCCCCCGCCCTGGTGATTCTGGGGGTGGTGAACATTATCTATGCGGCTCTAACCTCCTTTGCCCAACGCAACCTCAAGCGCAAGATTGCCTACTCGTCCATTTCCCACATGGGCTTTGTCTTGATTGGGATTGCCTCCTATACGGATTTAGGGATGAGTGGGGCGGTGTTGCAGATGGTGTCCCATGGACTCATTGGAGCCAGTTTGTTCTTCCTGGTGGGCTGTACCTATGACCGCACTCATACCCTAATGCTCGATGAAATGGGTGGGGTGGGGCAGAAGATGAAAAAAGTCTTCGCCATGTGGACTGTCTGCGCCCTGGCTTCTCTGGCCCTCCCAGGGATGAGTGGCTTTGTGGCTGAACTCATGGTCTTTGTGGGCTTTGCCACCAGTGATGCCTATAGTCTGACCTTCCGGGTGGTGGTGGTTTGCTTGGCGGCGGTTGGGGTGATTTTGACCCCGATTTATCTGCTGTCGATGCTGCGAGAACTGCTGTATGGCCCTGAGAATAAGGAACTGGTTGAACATGAGGTTTTGGTGGATGCTGAGCCTCGTGAGGTCTTCGTGATTGGTTCTTTGCTGATTCCGATTATTGGCATTGGCCTCTATCCGAAGCTGTTAACCCAGGTCTATGATGCTACGACGGTTCAACTGACGGCCCGGCTGCGGAACTCGGTTCCTTCGTTGGTTCGTCGGGATCAGGTGGCGGTTCAACCCGCGGCCATGTCGGTTAAATCAGCACCATCTCTCAAGGACTAG
- a CDS encoding NAD(P)H-quinone oxidoreductase subunit 5 produces MEPLYQYAWLIPVLPLIGAALVGSGLISYNQATNRLRQGNAIVIISLLGAAMVMSFALLWSQLQGHAPVTQTLEWAAAGDFHLSMGFIIDPLTSVMLVIVTTVALLVMIYTDGYMAHDPGYVRFYAYLSLFSSSMLGLVISPNLVQIYIFWELVGMCSYLLIGFWYDRQAAADACQKAFITNRVGDFGLLLGILALYWATGSFEFAEIGENLEALISTGALSSGMGVLFAVLVFLGPVAKSAQFPLHVWLPDAMEGPTPISALIHAATMVAAGVFLIARMFPVFEAVPAVLDIIAWTGAFTAFLGASIALTQNDIKKGLAYSTISQLGYMVMAMGVGAYSAGLFHLMTHAYFKAMLFLGSGSVIHGMEEVVGHNPDLAQDMRLMGGLRKYMPFTASTFLVGTLAICGIPPFAGFWSKDEILGAAFAANPALWAIGWLTAGITAFYMFRMYFSTFEGGFRGNDEEIRKQLSPEAHDDHGHDHSHSPHESPWTMTLPLVVLAIPSALIGLVGMPFANRFERFIHAPGEVVPTLAEMAEEFELSEFVVMAGSSVGIALIGITLASLMYLRQKIDPAAIAKTVQPLYQFSLNKWYFDELYDKVFVKGSRRLARQVMEVDYRIVDGAVNLTGLATLLSGEGLKYFETGRAQFYALTIFAAVLATVIFFGAT; encoded by the coding sequence ATGGAACCCCTATATCAGTACGCCTGGCTTATTCCAGTGCTGCCCCTCATCGGTGCAGCCTTGGTTGGCTCAGGTCTAATTTCCTATAACCAAGCCACCAATCGGCTGCGACAAGGCAATGCCATTGTCATCATCTCCTTGCTGGGTGCGGCCATGGTCATGTCCTTTGCGCTCCTTTGGAGTCAGCTACAAGGTCATGCCCCTGTCACCCAAACCCTAGAATGGGCAGCCGCTGGGGACTTCCACCTCAGTATGGGGTTTATTATTGACCCCCTAACCAGCGTCATGCTGGTCATCGTGACCACCGTCGCCTTACTGGTGATGATCTACACCGATGGCTACATGGCCCATGACCCTGGTTATGTGCGCTTTTATGCCTATCTCAGCCTCTTTAGTTCCTCCATGTTGGGCCTAGTCATTAGCCCTAACTTGGTGCAGATCTATATCTTCTGGGAACTGGTGGGGATGTGTTCGTATCTCCTGATTGGCTTCTGGTACGATCGCCAAGCGGCCGCCGATGCCTGCCAAAAAGCCTTCATCACCAACCGCGTCGGTGACTTTGGCCTCCTACTCGGCATCCTAGCCCTCTACTGGGCCACCGGTAGCTTCGAGTTCGCAGAAATTGGCGAAAACCTAGAAGCGTTAATCAGCACTGGTGCCCTCAGCAGCGGGATGGGGGTTCTCTTCGCCGTTTTGGTCTTCCTCGGTCCCGTGGCCAAATCCGCCCAATTCCCCCTCCATGTCTGGCTCCCAGACGCCATGGAAGGGCCAACCCCCATCTCGGCCCTCATCCATGCCGCCACCATGGTCGCCGCTGGGGTGTTCCTCATTGCCCGGATGTTTCCCGTCTTTGAGGCCGTTCCCGCCGTTCTCGATATCATCGCCTGGACAGGTGCCTTCACCGCCTTCCTCGGTGCCAGTATCGCCCTCACGCAAAATGACATCAAAAAAGGTCTCGCCTACTCCACCATCTCCCAATTGGGCTACATGGTCATGGCCATGGGGGTCGGGGCCTATAGTGCCGGACTCTTTCACCTGATGACCCATGCCTACTTCAAAGCCATGCTCTTTCTTGGCTCTGGCTCCGTCATTCATGGCATGGAAGAGGTGGTCGGTCATAACCCCGATTTAGCCCAAGATATGCGGCTGATGGGGGGACTGCGCAAATATATGCCCTTCACCGCCAGTACCTTCCTGGTGGGAACCCTGGCCATTTGCGGGATTCCTCCCTTTGCTGGGTTCTGGTCCAAAGATGAAATTCTCGGGGCCGCCTTTGCCGCCAATCCCGCCCTCTGGGCCATCGGTTGGCTCACCGCCGGAATTACGGCCTTCTACATGTTCCGGATGTACTTCAGCACCTTTGAAGGCGGCTTCCGGGGCAATGATGAGGAGATTCGTAAGCAACTCAGCCCCGAGGCTCATGATGACCATGGCCATGACCACAGCCATAGTCCCCATGAATCTCCTTGGACCATGACCTTACCCTTAGTGGTTTTGGCCATTCCCTCCGCCTTAATTGGTTTGGTGGGGATGCCCTTCGCCAATCGCTTTGAACGCTTCATTCATGCCCCCGGTGAGGTCGTCCCCACCCTGGCGGAAATGGCAGAAGAGTTTGAACTGAGCGAGTTTGTGGTCATGGCGGGAAGTTCCGTTGGGATTGCCCTAATCGGCATTACCCTGGCCTCGCTGATGTACCTGCGGCAGAAAATTGACCCAGCGGCGATCGCCAAAACCGTACAACCCCTCTATCAGTTCTCCCTCAACAAGTGGTATTTTGACGAACTCTATGACAAAGTCTTTGTCAAAGGCAGTCGTCGTCTGGCCCGTCAGGTGATGGAAGTGGACTACCGTATTGTCGACGGGGCCGTCAACCTCACCGGACTTGCTACTCTACTGAGTGGCGAAGGACTGAAATACTTTGAAACCGGTCGCGCTCAATTCTACGCTCTGACCATCTTCGCTGCCGTCTTAGCGACTGTTATTTTCTTCGGCGCGACCTAA
- a CDS encoding thioredoxin family protein, with translation MSLSVSEQRFKEEVLQSEIPVLVNFWAPWCGVCHLIHPQLTQFRREYGDLIKIVDVNADESLRLASTYRLATLPTLLLFDGDRIVERIEGFQGRESLRSQLLQMFEQYAGDRSLALPS, from the coding sequence ATGTCGTTGTCCGTTAGCGAGCAGCGTTTCAAGGAAGAAGTTTTACAGTCTGAGATTCCTGTCTTAGTCAACTTCTGGGCGCCTTGGTGCGGCGTGTGTCATCTCATTCACCCCCAGTTGACACAATTTCGTCGTGAGTATGGTGATCTCATCAAAATTGTGGATGTCAACGCTGATGAGAGTTTACGCCTAGCCAGTACCTATCGTTTAGCCACCTTGCCCACCTTACTCTTGTTTGACGGCGATCGCATCGTCGAACGGATTGAGGGGTTCCAGGGTCGAGAAAGTCTGCGATCGCAACTCCTACAGATGTTTGAGCAATATGCCGGGGATCGCTCGCTGGCCTTGCCTTCCTAG
- a CDS encoding NnrU family protein, with translation MGLSWWTASHWLMLGLLLGFAIAHSGLAALRPWGEAKIGARLYRVLFALVSLPSAVILITYFFIHRYDGAQLWMVQGVEGVKPLVWGLSFVSFLFLYPATFNLVEVAAIAKPQVHLYETGIIRISRHPQMVGQVIWCIAHTLWIGTSFAVVTSLGLIAHHLFAVWHGDRRLAARYGESFETLRSRTSVIPFLAIAQGEQTLVWREFLRPAYLGVILFVFGFWWAHPWLMRVTGNIPW, from the coding sequence ATGGGTTTGAGCTGGTGGACGGCCAGTCATTGGCTGATGTTGGGGTTGTTGTTGGGGTTTGCCATCGCCCATAGCGGGTTAGCGGCTCTACGGCCCTGGGGAGAAGCGAAGATTGGGGCCCGCCTCTATCGGGTTCTGTTTGCTTTGGTGAGTTTACCCTCGGCGGTGATTCTGATTACCTACTTTTTCATCCATCGCTACGATGGGGCCCAACTCTGGATGGTTCAGGGCGTTGAAGGAGTCAAGCCTCTGGTCTGGGGCCTGTCCTTCGTCTCCTTTTTGTTTTTGTACCCAGCTACCTTTAATTTGGTGGAAGTGGCCGCCATCGCCAAACCCCAAGTTCACCTCTATGAGACGGGGATCATTCGCATTAGTCGCCATCCGCAGATGGTGGGGCAGGTGATTTGGTGTATTGCCCATACCCTCTGGATTGGCACCAGTTTTGCTGTCGTAACCTCCCTCGGCTTAATTGCCCATCATCTGTTTGCCGTTTGGCATGGCGATCGCCGCCTTGCCGCTCGCTATGGGGAATCCTTTGAAACCCTGAGATCCCGAACATCCGTGATTCCCTTTCTGGCCATCGCCCAAGGGGAGCAAACCCTAGTCTGGCGGGAGTTCCTTCGCCCGGCCTATCTAGGGGTGATCCTCTTCGTCTTCGGATTTTGGTGGGCCCATCCCTGGTTAATGCGTGTCACGGGGAACATACCCTGGTAG